A window of Pusillimonas sp. DMV24BSW_D genomic DNA:
TTTAGTAGTGACATAATCCGAGCCCTGTAAAAAGCATCATGTATCCGCTCATGGTGTAAACCCTTGATTCTGCATTCGTTGCATCAGCGTTCGCCAACGGCCGATTTGGTTAACCGACGCCGGCTTGGCGCCCGGCACGTAGATACCCTGAACATTAAAACTGAAAACCGGCGTGAGGTCGCCACGTTCGCCGGCCGGCTTAATCGTGTCGATTAAGCTGTCGAGCACTAATGGTTCTGCAGTTGGGTTTTCGTAATACCCCAGCACCATATGCGCGATTGCCGCATTCTGAACCTGAGCACGTACATAGATAAAACGCAGTTTCTCGGGCGAAACCCCCAAGCTGATCAAAGAAAAATATTTGCCGATGACGAAGTCTTCGCAATCGCCCAAACCTTTGCCCAGACTATCCAGCGGAGTAGCCCAAAAATCGGTTTGATTCCACACATCACGATCTTCGGCCTGGCGCACCGACCTGTTCCAAAACCGGTTAACAACAGATAACTGGGCAATTTGCGCGAGACCCTGTGCGCTTTCAAGTGCCTTGAACCAATCCTGAACTGCAGCCTGCCCTTTATTGCCATAAAGGCGCCGGCCTTGCTCGACCATGGTGTCCGCCTCAAAAAGCGTCAGCCCCTGGGCACGAGAGAGGATAGGAAAAAGTAATAGCGCGACCAGCCCGATAACGGGCAGCCAATTTCGACGCGAGAAAACGCATGCAAGCGTATCGGGTAGGCGCATGCAACGGATTGTAAACGTATTTTCGGGTGATGCGTCGGTAACCCGCGCGCGGCGGCAAGCT
This region includes:
- a CDS encoding transglutaminase-like cysteine peptidase: MRLPDTLACVFSRRNWLPVIGLVALLLFPILSRAQGLTLFEADTMVEQGRRLYGNKGQAAVQDWFKALESAQGLAQIAQLSVVNRFWNRSVRQAEDRDVWNQTDFWATPLDSLGKGLGDCEDFVIGKYFSLISLGVSPEKLRFIYVRAQVQNAAIAHMVLGYYENPTAEPLVLDSLIDTIKPAGERGDLTPVFSFNVQGIYVPGAKPASVNQIGRWRTLMQRMQNQGFTP